One stretch of Bos indicus x Bos taurus breed Angus x Brahman F1 hybrid chromosome 22, Bos_hybrid_MaternalHap_v2.0, whole genome shotgun sequence DNA includes these proteins:
- the HESX1 gene encoding homeobox expressed in ES cells 1 isoform X5: protein MPLVRGRAGNLAGLDQKKDCVPSTKPHRPWADTCGSSGKEVNLCLHVPTLPSGISLPQTVDHSVPEESVWKYEDYFAPSERLSLKRELSWYRGRRPRTAFTQNQIEVLENVFRVNCYPGIDIREDLAQKLNLEEDRIQIWFQNRRAKLKRSHRESQFLMAKKNFNTDLLE from the exons ATGCCATTGGTCAGAGGTAGAGCTGGGAATCTTGCAG GACTGGACCAGAAGAAAGACTGTGTTCCATCCACGAAACCCCACAGGCCCTGGGCGGACACCTGCGGCTCTTCAG GGAAAGAAGTTAACCTATGTCTACATGTCCCAACTCTTCCCAGTGGGATCTCATTACCTCAAACTGTGGATCACTCAGTCCCGGAAGAAAGTGTTTGGAAATACGAAGATTACTTTGCACCCTCAGAGAGACTTTCTTTGAAAAGAGAGTTGAGTTGGTATAGAGGCCGAAGACCCAGAACTGCTTTTACTCAAAACCAG ATTGAAGTGTTAGAAAATGTCTTTAGAGTAAACTGCTATCCTGGCATTGATATCAGAGAAGACTTAGCTCAAAAATTGAACCTAGAGGAGGACAGAATCCAG ATCTGGTTCCAAAATCGGCGTGCAAAGCTGAAAAGGTCCCATAGAGAATCACAGTttctaatggcaaaaaaaaatttcaacacaGATCTTCtggaataa
- the HESX1 gene encoding homeobox expressed in ES cells 1 isoform X4 translates to MACAIVPDQGSNQCPLHCKSILGLDQKKDCVPSTKPHRPWADTCGSSGKEVNLCLHVPTLPSGISLPQTVDHSVPEESVWKYEDYFAPSERLSLKRELSWYRGRRPRTAFTQNQIEVLENVFRVNCYPGIDIREDLAQKLNLEEDRIQIWFQNRRAKLKRSHRESQFLMAKKNFNTDLLE, encoded by the exons atggcatgtgcgattgtcccagaccaaggatcgaaccagtgtcccctgcattgcaag AGTATCTTAGGACTGGACCAGAAGAAAGACTGTGTTCCATCCACGAAACCCCACAGGCCCTGGGCGGACACCTGCGGCTCTTCAG GGAAAGAAGTTAACCTATGTCTACATGTCCCAACTCTTCCCAGTGGGATCTCATTACCTCAAACTGTGGATCACTCAGTCCCGGAAGAAAGTGTTTGGAAATACGAAGATTACTTTGCACCCTCAGAGAGACTTTCTTTGAAAAGAGAGTTGAGTTGGTATAGAGGCCGAAGACCCAGAACTGCTTTTACTCAAAACCAG ATTGAAGTGTTAGAAAATGTCTTTAGAGTAAACTGCTATCCTGGCATTGATATCAGAGAAGACTTAGCTCAAAAATTGAACCTAGAGGAGGACAGAATCCAG ATCTGGTTCCAAAATCGGCGTGCAAAGCTGAAAAGGTCCCATAGAGAATCACAGTttctaatggcaaaaaaaaatttcaacacaGATCTTCtggaataa
- the HESX1 gene encoding homeobox expressed in ES cells 1 isoform X1 — MQPDSELRRLSHGERGDSQSLKDIDLHDITTPQKFSGAIGKSLEKRLLLEKPISPMTGLDQKKDCVPSTKPHRPWADTCGSSGKEVNLCLHVPTLPSGISLPQTVDHSVPEESVWKYEDYFAPSERLSLKRELSWYRGRRPRTAFTQNQIEVLENVFRVNCYPGIDIREDLAQKLNLEEDRIQIWFQNRRAKLKRSHRESQFLMAKKNFNTDLLE, encoded by the exons ATGCAACCTGACTCTGAATTAAGAAGACTTTCACA tggggagaggggagattcCCAAAGCTTAAAAGACATAGACCTACATGACATTACTACTCCCCAGAAGTTCTCGGGAGCAATAggcaagtcattggaaaagagatTGCTGTTAGAGAAGCCAATAAGTCCCATGACTG GACTGGACCAGAAGAAAGACTGTGTTCCATCCACGAAACCCCACAGGCCCTGGGCGGACACCTGCGGCTCTTCAG GGAAAGAAGTTAACCTATGTCTACATGTCCCAACTCTTCCCAGTGGGATCTCATTACCTCAAACTGTGGATCACTCAGTCCCGGAAGAAAGTGTTTGGAAATACGAAGATTACTTTGCACCCTCAGAGAGACTTTCTTTGAAAAGAGAGTTGAGTTGGTATAGAGGCCGAAGACCCAGAACTGCTTTTACTCAAAACCAG ATTGAAGTGTTAGAAAATGTCTTTAGAGTAAACTGCTATCCTGGCATTGATATCAGAGAAGACTTAGCTCAAAAATTGAACCTAGAGGAGGACAGAATCCAG ATCTGGTTCCAAAATCGGCGTGCAAAGCTGAAAAGGTCCCATAGAGAATCACAGTttctaatggcaaaaaaaaatttcaacacaGATCTTCtggaataa
- the HESX1 gene encoding homeobox expressed in ES cells 1 isoform X3, with the protein MQPDSELRRLSHGERGDSQSLKDIDLHDITTPQKFSGAIGKSLEKRLLLEKPISPMTGLDQKKDCVPSTKPHRPWADTCGSSGKEVNLCLHVPTLPSGISLPQTVDHSVPEESVWKYEDYFAPSERLSLKRELSWYRGRRPRTAFTQNQIWFQNRRAKLKRSHRESQFLMAKKNFNTDLLE; encoded by the exons ATGCAACCTGACTCTGAATTAAGAAGACTTTCACA tggggagaggggagattcCCAAAGCTTAAAAGACATAGACCTACATGACATTACTACTCCCCAGAAGTTCTCGGGAGCAATAggcaagtcattggaaaagagatTGCTGTTAGAGAAGCCAATAAGTCCCATGACTG GACTGGACCAGAAGAAAGACTGTGTTCCATCCACGAAACCCCACAGGCCCTGGGCGGACACCTGCGGCTCTTCAG GGAAAGAAGTTAACCTATGTCTACATGTCCCAACTCTTCCCAGTGGGATCTCATTACCTCAAACTGTGGATCACTCAGTCCCGGAAGAAAGTGTTTGGAAATACGAAGATTACTTTGCACCCTCAGAGAGACTTTCTTTGAAAAGAGAGTTGAGTTGGTATAGAGGCCGAAGACCCAGAACTGCTTTTACTCAAAACCAG ATCTGGTTCCAAAATCGGCGTGCAAAGCTGAAAAGGTCCCATAGAGAATCACAGTttctaatggcaaaaaaaaatttcaacacaGATCTTCtggaataa
- the HESX1 gene encoding homeobox expressed in ES cells 1 isoform X2, with protein sequence MSPSLQEGARLGESKPSPCPFSIESILGLDQKKDCVPSTKPHRPWADTCGSSGKEVNLCLHVPTLPSGISLPQTVDHSVPEESVWKYEDYFAPSERLSLKRELSWYRGRRPRTAFTQNQIEVLENVFRVNCYPGIDIREDLAQKLNLEEDRIQIWFQNRRAKLKRSHRESQFLMAKKNFNTDLLE encoded by the exons ATGTCTCCTAGTCTTCAGGAAGGTGCTCGGCTTGGGGAAAGCAAACCCTCACCCTGTCCCTTTTCAATTGAGAGTATCTTAGGACTGGACCAGAAGAAAGACTGTGTTCCATCCACGAAACCCCACAGGCCCTGGGCGGACACCTGCGGCTCTTCAG GGAAAGAAGTTAACCTATGTCTACATGTCCCAACTCTTCCCAGTGGGATCTCATTACCTCAAACTGTGGATCACTCAGTCCCGGAAGAAAGTGTTTGGAAATACGAAGATTACTTTGCACCCTCAGAGAGACTTTCTTTGAAAAGAGAGTTGAGTTGGTATAGAGGCCGAAGACCCAGAACTGCTTTTACTCAAAACCAG ATTGAAGTGTTAGAAAATGTCTTTAGAGTAAACTGCTATCCTGGCATTGATATCAGAGAAGACTTAGCTCAAAAATTGAACCTAGAGGAGGACAGAATCCAG ATCTGGTTCCAAAATCGGCGTGCAAAGCTGAAAAGGTCCCATAGAGAATCACAGTttctaatggcaaaaaaaaatttcaacacaGATCTTCtggaataa